A section of the Pedobacter sp. HDW13 genome encodes:
- a CDS encoding CcmD family protein — translation MKKILFSLILMMATLQLFAQDNGVEMADSLRSNGKIYVVVICIVIILLGLLAYLFAIDKRLKKIEKEGNNEK, via the coding sequence ATGAAGAAGATACTTTTCTCCCTAATATTAATGATGGCTACCCTGCAGTTATTTGCACAGGATAATGGCGTAGAAATGGCCGATAGTTTACGTAGCAATGGAAAGATTTATGTTGTTGTAATCTGCATAGTAATTATCCTGCTTGGCTTATTGGCATATCTTTTCGCAATTGATAAAAGATTGAAAAAAATAGAAAAAGAAGGTAACAACGAAAAATAA
- a CDS encoding Glu/Leu/Phe/Val dehydrogenase yields the protein MANLADENKFFADVCKNFDSAAQFTNHPEGLLNQIKTCNSVYRFQFPIRRGNGFEVIDAWRVEHSHHMSPTKGGIRYSEMVNEDEVMALAALMTYKCAIVNVPFGGAKGGIKINTKQYSVAELETITRRYTTELIKKNFIGPGIDVPAPDYGSGEREMSWIADTYMTMNPGQLDALGCVTGKPIALHGIRGRKEATGRGVAYAVRECVEVAEDMAKIGFKAGLDDKRVIVQGLGNVGYHSAKFLAEFGATIVGLCEFEGAIYNPNGLNVDEVFAHRKNTGSILGFPGAKDFKNSMEGLEQDCDIIVPAALENQFTEQNIRNIKAKIIAEGANGPTTPEAEAIFTEMGGIIIPDMYCNAGGVTVSYFEWLKNLSHVAFGRMENRYAANSNANLINTLENLTGKTILPEHRLMIVKGASEMELVNSGLEDTMIHSYHEIRETLKTKPGTQTLRTAAFVNSIDKIAVSYMNLGVWP from the coding sequence ATGGCTAATCTAGCAGACGAGAACAAGTTCTTTGCAGATGTTTGTAAGAACTTTGACAGTGCGGCTCAATTCACCAATCATCCTGAAGGTTTATTGAACCAGATTAAAACATGTAATAGTGTGTATCGTTTCCAGTTCCCAATCCGCCGCGGAAACGGTTTTGAAGTAATTGATGCCTGGCGCGTAGAACACTCTCACCACATGAGCCCTACAAAAGGGGGTATTCGTTATAGCGAAATGGTTAACGAAGATGAAGTAATGGCGCTTGCGGCGTTAATGACTTACAAATGTGCCATTGTTAACGTTCCCTTTGGTGGTGCAAAAGGTGGTATTAAAATTAACACCAAACAATATAGCGTTGCCGAGTTAGAAACCATTACCCGCCGTTATACTACAGAATTAATTAAGAAAAACTTTATTGGTCCTGGTATCGACGTTCCTGCACCTGATTATGGATCGGGAGAACGCGAAATGAGCTGGATTGCCGATACTTATATGACCATGAACCCTGGTCAGTTAGATGCATTGGGTTGTGTTACCGGTAAACCAATTGCTTTGCACGGTATCCGTGGTCGTAAAGAGGCTACTGGACGTGGTGTGGCTTATGCTGTACGCGAGTGTGTAGAAGTTGCCGAAGATATGGCTAAAATCGGCTTTAAGGCTGGTTTAGACGATAAAAGGGTAATTGTACAAGGTTTAGGTAACGTGGGTTACCATTCTGCTAAATTCCTTGCTGAATTTGGCGCAACCATTGTTGGGCTTTGCGAGTTTGAAGGAGCCATTTACAACCCGAACGGCTTAAATGTTGATGAGGTTTTTGCACACCGTAAAAACACAGGTTCAATTTTAGGTTTCCCTGGTGCTAAAGATTTCAAAAATTCAATGGAAGGTTTGGAGCAGGATTGCGATATCATTGTTCCTGCTGCTTTAGAAAACCAGTTCACTGAGCAGAATATCCGTAACATCAAGGCTAAAATTATTGCTGAAGGTGCAAACGGACCAACTACGCCAGAAGCTGAAGCAATTTTTACTGAAATGGGTGGTATCATTATTCCTGATATGTATTGTAATGCTGGTGGTGTTACTGTTTCTTATTTCGAATGGTTGAAAAACCTTTCGCATGTGGCTTTTGGCCGTATGGAAAACCGTTACGCAGCTAATTCAAATGCGAATCTGATCAACACTTTAGAAAACCTAACTGGGAAAACCATTCTTCCTGAGCACCGTTTGATGATTGTGAAAGGCGCATCTGAAATGGAACTGGTTAACTCTGGTTTAGAAGACACCATGATCCATTCGTACCACGAAATACGCGAAACTTTAAAGACCAAACCAGGTACGCAAACCTTAAGAACTGCAGCTTTTGTTAATTCGATTGATAAAATTGCTGTTTCTTACATGAATTTGGGTGTTTGGCCATAA